A part of Vigna radiata var. radiata cultivar VC1973A chromosome 11, Vradiata_ver6, whole genome shotgun sequence genomic DNA contains:
- the LOC106776998 gene encoding transcription factor bHLH93 isoform X1 → MELSQLGFLDELLAPRKDTWSALSTGLNELLPSAWSFDSFDENQGLATLNPSFAAFSTPLDHRFECPYASEETHPFVDEFSLPELESLYTRNDESAPVLPQEDNPSLEDEEFGFLGSDNQSLEQAKNGCKIEEQLTEIPVFNVGLCAEKKLKSKKLEGQPSKNLMAERRRRKRLNDRLSMLRSIVPKISKMDRTSILGDTIDYMKELLERIGKLQEEEMEEGTNHINLLGNSKELKPNEAMVRNSPKFDVERRQHDTRISICCATKLGLLLSTVNTLEALGLEIHQCVISNFNDFSMQATCSEAAEQRNCTSPEDIKQALFRNAGYGGRCL, encoded by the exons ATGGAGCTTTCTCAACTTGGTTTTCTGGATGAGCTGCTTGCTCCAAGAAAAGACACTTGGAGTGCTTTGTCTACTGGGTTGAATGAATTGCTCCCTAGTGCTTGGAGCTTTGACTCTTTTGATGAGAACCAGGGTTTAGCAACTTTGAATCCTTCATTTGCTGCATTTTCAACCCCACTAGACCACAGGTTTGAATGTCCTTATGCAAGTGAAGAAACCCACCCTTTTGTTGATGAGTTCTCATTGCCAGAGCTTGAATCATTATACACCAGAAATGATGAGTCAGCACCAGTTCTCCCACAAGAAGATAACCCATCATTGGAGGATGAAGAGTTTGGCTTTCTGGGAAGTGATAACCAGAGTTTGGAGCAAGCAAAAAATGGCTGCAAAATTGAGGAACAGTTGACAGAGATTCCAGTCTTCAACGTGGGTTTGTGTGCAGAGAAAAAGCTCAAATCCAAAAAGCTGGAAGGGCAGCCCTCAAAGAATCTCATggcagaaagaagaagaagaaagcgtTTGAATGACCGTCTTTCCATGTTAAGGTCAATAGTCCCGAAGATTAGCAAG ATGGACAGGACCTCCATTCTCGGAGACACCATTGATTACATGAAAGAGCTTCTAGAAAGGATAGGTAAGttgcaagaagaagaaatggaggAGGGAACAAATCATATAAACCTTTTGGGCAATTCTAAGGAGCTAAAGCCAAATGAAGCAATGGTAAGAAATTCCCCTAAG TTTGATGTTGAGAGAAGACAGCATGACACAAGGATTAGCATCTGCTGTGCCACAAAGCTAGGATTACTCCTGTCCACAGTGAATACCCTAGAAGCATTAGGCCTTGAGATTCATCAGTGTGTTATAAGCAACTTCAATGATTTTTCAATGCAAGCAACCTGCTCTGAG GCAGCTGAGCAGAGAAATTGTACGAGCCCGGAAGATATAAAGCAAGCACTATTCAGAAATGCAGGTTATGGTGGAAGATGTCTGTAA
- the LOC106776998 gene encoding transcription factor bHLH93 isoform X2 has product MELSQLGFLDELLAPRKDTWSALSTGLNELLPSAWSFDSFDENQGLATLNPSFAAFSTPLDHRFECPYASEETHPFVDEFSLPELESLYTRNDESAPVLPQEDNPSLEDEEFGFLGSDNQSLEQAKNGCKIEEQLTEIPVFNVGLCAEKKLKSKKLEGQPSKNLMAERRRRKRLNDRLSMLRSIVPKISKMDRTSILGDTIDYMKELLERIGKLQEEEMEEGTNHINLLGNSKELKPNEAMFDVERRQHDTRISICCATKLGLLLSTVNTLEALGLEIHQCVISNFNDFSMQATCSEAAEQRNCTSPEDIKQALFRNAGYGGRCL; this is encoded by the exons ATGGAGCTTTCTCAACTTGGTTTTCTGGATGAGCTGCTTGCTCCAAGAAAAGACACTTGGAGTGCTTTGTCTACTGGGTTGAATGAATTGCTCCCTAGTGCTTGGAGCTTTGACTCTTTTGATGAGAACCAGGGTTTAGCAACTTTGAATCCTTCATTTGCTGCATTTTCAACCCCACTAGACCACAGGTTTGAATGTCCTTATGCAAGTGAAGAAACCCACCCTTTTGTTGATGAGTTCTCATTGCCAGAGCTTGAATCATTATACACCAGAAATGATGAGTCAGCACCAGTTCTCCCACAAGAAGATAACCCATCATTGGAGGATGAAGAGTTTGGCTTTCTGGGAAGTGATAACCAGAGTTTGGAGCAAGCAAAAAATGGCTGCAAAATTGAGGAACAGTTGACAGAGATTCCAGTCTTCAACGTGGGTTTGTGTGCAGAGAAAAAGCTCAAATCCAAAAAGCTGGAAGGGCAGCCCTCAAAGAATCTCATggcagaaagaagaagaagaaagcgtTTGAATGACCGTCTTTCCATGTTAAGGTCAATAGTCCCGAAGATTAGCAAG ATGGACAGGACCTCCATTCTCGGAGACACCATTGATTACATGAAAGAGCTTCTAGAAAGGATAGGTAAGttgcaagaagaagaaatggaggAGGGAACAAATCATATAAACCTTTTGGGCAATTCTAAGGAGCTAAAGCCAAATGAAGCAATG TTTGATGTTGAGAGAAGACAGCATGACACAAGGATTAGCATCTGCTGTGCCACAAAGCTAGGATTACTCCTGTCCACAGTGAATACCCTAGAAGCATTAGGCCTTGAGATTCATCAGTGTGTTATAAGCAACTTCAATGATTTTTCAATGCAAGCAACCTGCTCTGAG GCAGCTGAGCAGAGAAATTGTACGAGCCCGGAAGATATAAAGCAAGCACTATTCAGAAATGCAGGTTATGGTGGAAGATGTCTGTAA